Proteins from one Anopheles nili chromosome 2, idAnoNiliSN_F5_01, whole genome shotgun sequence genomic window:
- the LOC128721174 gene encoding uncharacterized protein LOC128721174 has protein sequence MSSPDDDNVTIADEDMFVNSSQISMFNSEVLENNMLQLVTQVNDDGETLSAMLTQDFLPEASVSLPSSFNPFGKYPAVEEFCLEETNCSVSPSSTQGSGFAYSEKLQKLFVKPDSLCSFDVRCALSNIVPGPWFIRIMLVSLTPESQHEPITRCHNHSAKDVGPENLRQHVLRCKNEQHEYIGIKNGPFFEDRCAVRVPLDVDPPNAKITLQFVCQNTCFNLSQRRTGLVFTLESEQGHIYARRVLPVKICINFRRDMLNEEKAMVQKNVADWAGVTQQPSSNGLDRRCNAKRSRKRLLASSRIGSRGNKCRRNSPTGRSVQLETCSLSFDMPSMRMAKRVLDNAIGMISASVLRVDDQEVKATLMAFIRNIRLQRETLIGSNSQCSVDSDLF, from the exons ATGTCTTCGCCGGATGACGA CAATGTTACTATTGCCGACGAGGATATGTTTGTTAATAGTTCG CAAATCAGCATGTTTAACAGCGAGGTACTGGAAAACAATATGCTACAGCTTGTCACCCAAGTAAACGACGATGGTGAAACGCTGTCGGCAATGCTGACGCAGGATTTTCTCCCGGAAGCTAGTGTGTCCTTGCCGAGTTCGTTTAACCCGTTTGGAAAGTATCCTGCCGTGGAAGAGTTCTGCCTGGAGGAAACGAACTGCTCAGTTTCCCCGTCTAGCACCCAGGGCTCTGGCTTTGCATATTCCGAAAAGCTGCAGAAGCTTTTCGTAAAACCCGACAGCTTATGTTCGTTCGACGTTCGATGTGCGCTATCTAACATCGTGCCTGGTCCGTGGTTTATACGCATAATGCTTGTATCACTCACGCCAGAGTCTCAGCACGAGCCGATAACGCGCTGCCACAACCATTCCGCAAAAGATGTCGGCCCAGAAAACCTCCGGCAGCATGTGCTACGATGCAAGAACGAGCAGCACGAGTACATCGGGATCAAGAACGGACCGTTCTTTGAGGATCGCTGCGCCGTCCGTGTGCCACTCGATGTTGATCCGCCGAATGCCAAGATAACGCTGCAATTCGTCTGCCAGAACACGTGTTTCAATCTGAGCCAACGGCGGACCGGGCTCGTGTTCACGCTGGAAAGCGAACAAGGTCACATCTATGCGCGGCGTGTACTACCAGTGAAGATCTGCATCAACTTCCGGCGGGACATGCTGAACGAGGAGAAAGCTATGGTCCAAAAGAACGTGGCCGATTGGGCGGGTGTTACGCAGcagcccagcagcaatgggcTCGATCGACGGTGTAATGCAAAGCGATCGCGAAAGCGTCTGTTAGCTAGCTCAAGGATAGGCTCTAGGGGTAACAAGTGTAGAAGAAATTCTCCGACAGGGCGGTCGGTACAGCTTGAAACGTGCTCGTTGAGTTTCGACATGCCCAGCATGCGCATGGCAAAACGCGTACTGGATAACGCGATCGGCATGATCTCGGCTTCCGTTTTACGCGTGGACGATCAAGAGGTGAAAGCTACTCTGATGGCGTTCATTAGAAACATTCGCTTGCAACGAGAAACACTGATTGGAAGCAACAGCCAATGCAGTGTTGATAGTGACCTGTTTTAG
- the LOC128721164 gene encoding uncharacterized protein LOC128721164 has translation MCNEYKKLTTDSVAVSALTLNPTLVKIDVPKCDMVVKLIVGGNVTKPGEFPHMAAIGWRLPTGGYSFDCGGSLISDQYVLTAAHCYIEADDGVLPSIVRLGDQSLVRQDDGAEPQDYQILRFIVHPEFKWREGKYNDLAVIQLRDRVRFTNFIRPACLYDTDVLSTPTVIATGFGLMEDFGTKSDELRKVSLYIYGNDLCAERYRLNRHMRQGIRNSQMCVGNLAGGKDTCQGDSGGPLQITREENQCMFYIVGVTSFGQVCGSATPAIYTKVSSYLNWIESVVWPHEQTRDERFTNVAVFANSRADVYTFESFFSLTYGEPCVFDSGPGICRSYSVCQRVLETTRVVNICDYAPHAIVCCPVDYEQRLQQLDDPNKRISVRKCQEYNRPGSSAMQLGHLAVGSSLVKVKPSNRCPTDQNLIVGGTPARYGEFPHMARLAVVNANGQYTFVCGATLISEQWVMTAAHCLESPTLAVRLGEVKEGNPDYGEPIDVRVQHIVAHPNYKGKTVYNDIALLKLANPVTFSSRVRPACLYSEEDFARTKAVAIGFGSKQIYEENSKELLRVSLDVFSTAGCASYFPPRGRVPQGIQSTQLCAGFLQGGRDTCTGDSGGPLQIYSNDGNCRAQIIGVTSFGVSCGSSTPGIYTRVSEYIDWIESTVWPKSG, from the exons A TGTGCAACGAGTACAAAAAGCTCACGACGGACAGTGTAGCAGTAAGCGCACTCACACTAAATCCCACCCTGGTCAAGATCGACGTGCCAAAGTGTGACATGGTCGTGAAGCTGATCGTCGGTGGAAATGTGACGAAACCCGGCGAATTTCCACACATGGCCGCCATCGGGTGGCGTCTACCAACCGGAGGTTACTCGTTCGATTGTGGTGGTTCGCTCATCAGCGATCAGTACGTTCTGACGGCAGCTCACTGTTACATAGAGGCTGATGATGG AGTGCTACCGTCGATCGTGCGTCTGGGCGATCAGAGCCTCGTGCGGCAGGATGATGGCGCGGAACCACAAGACTACCAGATCCTGCGATTCATCGTGCACCCGGAGTTCAAATGGCGTGAGGGAAAGTACAACGATTTGGCTGTGATCCAACTGCGCGATCGTGTCAGGTTTACGAATTTCATCAGGCCGGCATGCCTGTACGATACGGATGTCCTGAGCACTCCCACGGTAATTGCCACCGGATTCGGACTGATGGAGGATTTCGGTACTAAGTCGGACGAACTGCGCAAGGTGTCACTGTATATCTACGGGAATGATCTGTGCGCCGAACGGTATCGCTTGAATCGTCACATGCGCCAGGGTATCCGGAACTCGCAGATGTGCGTCGGTAATTTGGCCGGTGGGAAGGACACGTGCCAGGGCGATTCTGGTGGACCGTTGCAGATCACACGTGAGGAGAACCAGTGCATGTTTTACATTGTCGGTGTGACGTCGTTTGGGCAGGTCTGTGGCAGTGCGACTCCGGCGATTTACACTAAAGTTAGCTCGTACCTAAACTGGATCGAGTCGGTGGTGTGGCC GCACGAGCAAACACGTGACGAGCGGTTCACTAATGTGGCGGTGTTTGCAAACTCTCGAGCAGATGTGTATACgtttgaaagctttttttccttaacTT ACGGAGAGCCCTGTGTGTTTGACAGCGGACCCGGAATCTGTCGCAGCTACAGTGTCTGCCAACGTGTGCTGGAGACGACGCGAGTGGTCAACATATGTGACTACGCACCCCACGCGATCGTCTGCTGTCCGGTGGATTATGAGCAACGCCTGCAGCAGCTTGACGACCCTAACAAGCGCATAAGCGTGCGAA AATGCCAGGAGTACAACCGTCCCGGTTCTAGCGCGATGCAGCTTGGCCATCTTGCCGTCGGATCTTCACTGGTTAAGGTGAAACCGAGCAATCGGTGCCCTACAGATCAGAACCTCATCGTCGGTGGAACACCGGCACGGTATGGCGAGTTCCCGCACATGGCACGGCTTGCCGTCGTGAATGCCAACGGTCAGTACACGTTTGTGTGCGGTGCCACACTGATCAGTGAGCAGTGGGTCATGACAGCTGCCCACTGTTTGGAGTCACCGACATTGGCCGTTCGGCTGGGAGAAGTTAAGGAGGGCAATCCTGACTATGGAGAACCGATCGACGTCCGGGTTCAGCATATCGTGGCACATCCGAACTATAAAGGCAAAACGGTGTACAACGACATAGCGCTGCTGAAGCTGGCCAACCCGGTGACGTTCTCTTCTCGCGTCAGACCTGCCTGTCTGTACAGCGAGGAAGACTTCGCTCGCACCAAAGCAGTTGCAATAGGATTCGGATCCAAGCAAATAT ATGAAGAAAACTCGAAGGAACTGCTGAGGGTTTCGCTGGACGTTTTCTCTACGGCTGGTTGTGCCAGTTATTTCCCACCACGTGGTCGCGTACCGCAGGGCATCCAAAGCACTCAGCTATGTGCCGGGTTCTTGCAGGGTGGACGTGATACCTGTACTGGAGACTCCGGTGGTCCGCTTCAAATATACTCGAATGATGGCAACTGCCGAGCGCAGATTATCGGCGTCACCTCGTTTGGTGTGAGCTGCGGATCCTCCACACCAGGCATTTACACCCGTGTGTCTGAGTACATTGATTGGATAGAATCGACGGTGTGGCCGAAAAGTGGGTAA